A stretch of Triticum aestivum cultivar Chinese Spring chromosome 1D, IWGSC CS RefSeq v2.1, whole genome shotgun sequence DNA encodes these proteins:
- the LOC123174475 gene encoding mannose/glucose-specific lectin-like, translated as MRKDREESSETELWGGKGGMTTVFRLQRDEYLTSVEGHYSHFNGNVVIRSLKFVSNLRTHGPYGNACGVRFSLPAGAGGRIVGFHARCDDQYLHAIGTYVKMDDRAS; from the exons ATGCGGAAAGACCGGGAGGAATCGAGCGAGACCGAGCTTTGGGGAGGGAAAGGCGGCATGACCACGGTG TTCCGTCTGCAGCGGGACGAATACCTGACGAGCGTGGAAGGCCACTACAGCCACTTCAATGGCAACGTCGTCATCAGGTCGCTCAAGTTCGTCAGCAACCTTCGCACCCACGGGCCCTACGGGAACGCGTGCGGCGTGCGGTTCTCGCTCCCAGCGGGCGCCGGCGGCAGGATCGTCGGCTTCCATGCGCGGTGTGACGACCAGTACCTCCACGCCATTGGCACCTACGTCAAGATGGACGACCGTGCATCGTGA